A section of the Chloroflexota bacterium genome encodes:
- a CDS encoding Gfo/Idh/MocA family oxidoreductase, which produces MDADPANADPYMYNGFPMNTPMDIRLGLTNEDGIHHRLRWGIIAASAISSDWVKSLQDVPGASVVAIAARDKDRASAYADAHGIPTSYDSYEALCNDPNVDIVYISSKTWHHHRDLMMAIAAGKHVLCEKPFTDTADQAKEAYAAAEKAGVVCWEGMWTSFFPAIEHARAAIERGDIGELQVVQSDYPDPVYALNPVVAGFGTSEFPVIAAAGGKPMLRDQAMAETGQGVFSEGYSVGHPCAAVLQYPRQRGIGVVTMPTASMPTARFKEETLFVGTEGRITVETPAHHPTALTVATGRPPRRGSRAAEGKPDMEYTSGGGRVGDWLPTHWNQDQNPSSGAFNHVERFEYPVPNPAPIHAGYPAGSRWTGEKLITYKGWTWGHGNQHGFTYQARAVHRCMEAGLKEMPQFTVGNSIHVCEIIDEIKRQCAERGF; this is translated from the coding sequence ATGGACGCAGATCCCGCCAACGCCGACCCTTACATGTACAACGGGTTTCCCATGAATACCCCCATGGACATTCGGCTCGGTCTGACCAACGAAGACGGAATCCACCACCGATTGCGCTGGGGCATCATCGCCGCATCGGCAATTTCATCGGATTGGGTCAAATCTCTGCAGGACGTGCCTGGAGCATCCGTGGTCGCAATTGCTGCCCGGGATAAGGATCGGGCGAGCGCATACGCTGACGCCCATGGTATTCCTACGTCATACGACTCTTACGAAGCGCTTTGCAACGACCCCAACGTCGACATCGTCTACATCTCGTCTAAAACCTGGCATCACCACCGCGACCTGATGATGGCGATAGCCGCCGGCAAGCACGTGTTGTGTGAAAAGCCGTTCACCGATACCGCGGATCAGGCGAAAGAAGCGTACGCCGCCGCCGAAAAGGCCGGAGTCGTTTGCTGGGAAGGCATGTGGACGAGCTTTTTTCCGGCGATCGAACACGCCAGGGCCGCAATTGAACGCGGCGACATCGGCGAATTGCAAGTTGTGCAATCGGACTACCCGGATCCGGTCTATGCGCTAAATCCTGTTGTAGCCGGGTTCGGGACGAGTGAATTCCCGGTAATCGCCGCTGCCGGTGGGAAACCCATGCTCCGGGACCAGGCCATGGCCGAGACCGGGCAAGGCGTTTTTTCCGAAGGCTATTCGGTCGGCCATCCCTGCGCCGCCGTCCTGCAATACCCCCGGCAGCGGGGCATCGGTGTCGTTACTATGCCAACCGCCAGTATGCCAACCGCCAGATTCAAGGAGGAGACTCTTTTCGTGGGGACAGAAGGGCGAATCACCGTCGAAACTCCCGCCCATCACCCGACCGCACTGACCGTTGCCACCGGGCGTCCTCCGCGGCGAGGGAGCCGGGCGGCTGAAGGCAAGCCGGATATGGAATACACGTCTGGTGGAGGCCGGGTCGGCGACTGGCTGCCGACGCACTGGAACCAGGACCAGAATCCCTCGAGCGGCGCCTTCAATCATGTGGAGCGCTTCGAATATCCGGTTCCCAACCCCGCGCCAATCCATGCAGGTTATCCGGCAGGGTCACGTTGGACCGGCGAAAAGCTGATTACCTACAAGGGATGGACTTGGGGTCACGGAAACCAGCACGGATTCACTTATCAGGCGCGGGCCGTGCACCGCTGCATGGAGGCCGGGCTCAAGGAAATGCCCCAATTCACTGTCGGCAATTCAATCCACGTCTGCGAAATCATTGACGAAATCAAACGCCAATGTGCCGAGAGAGGGTTTTAG
- a CDS encoding methylated-DNA--[protein]-cysteine S-methyltransferase, whose amino-acid sequence MARIGSRSTPLAYTFQETIKRQPAPEKCMSSNDYERVEASIRYLAMNRERQPELADLAAHIGLSQSHLHRLFLRWAGVTPKRFLEYLTVQHAKQLLDRSESVLGAAYGSGLTGPGRLHDHFVTVEAVTPGEYRNKGAGLTIRFGTGDSPFGPVFVARTERGVCRVGFTTDGDVSAEIEALQRTWEHASLECDEQMAEALARSIFSAPLEADSRPLTVHVRGTNFQLAVWRALLRVPFGQVVSYGRLAAEIGNKQASRATGGAVGRNPIAFLIPCHRVIRAGGITGGYAGGATRKRCMLAWEASRQSIAGRRS is encoded by the coding sequence ATGGCAAGGATCGGGTCGCGCTCAACGCCATTAGCGTATACGTTTCAAGAGACCATCAAACGGCAGCCAGCTCCGGAGAAATGCATGTCCTCGAACGACTACGAGAGAGTCGAGGCCTCCATTCGATATTTGGCAATGAATCGCGAGCGCCAGCCGGAACTCGCCGATTTGGCTGCCCATATCGGACTTAGCCAAAGTCATCTGCACAGACTTTTTTTGCGTTGGGCCGGCGTCACGCCAAAGCGCTTCCTCGAGTACCTCACCGTGCAGCACGCGAAGCAGCTGCTTGACCGTTCAGAATCCGTGCTCGGCGCGGCCTACGGGAGCGGATTGACCGGGCCGGGAAGGTTGCACGATCATTTCGTCACTGTTGAAGCCGTCACACCCGGCGAGTACCGAAACAAAGGTGCGGGCTTAACAATTCGCTTCGGCACTGGAGATTCTCCATTCGGTCCTGTGTTTGTCGCCCGGACCGAGCGCGGCGTATGCCGGGTCGGATTCACGACAGATGGAGATGTTTCCGCCGAGATTGAGGCGCTCCAGCGGACGTGGGAGCATGCGTCGTTGGAATGCGACGAACAGATGGCCGAAGCGTTGGCGCGGTCTATCTTCTCAGCGCCATTGGAAGCCGATAGTCGCCCATTGACCGTGCACGTACGCGGGACGAATTTCCAACTGGCCGTCTGGCGCGCCTTGCTCCGCGTTCCCTTTGGGCAGGTCGTCAGCTACGGCCGCCTGGCAGCAGAAATCGGCAACAAACAAGCGTCTCGCGCGACGGGGGGCGCGGTGGGCAGAAACCCGATTGCCTTTCTCATCCCATGTCACCGCGTTATCCGCGCGGGCGGGATTACGGGTGGCTACGCCGGTGGAGCCACGCGTAAACGTTGCATGCTGGCGTGGGAGGCAAGTCGCCAATCCATCGCGGGCAGGCGCAGCTAA
- a CDS encoding acetamidase, whose amino-acid sequence MMSGALGRSFHAKSRFHGTNARRLAAQQFITPKASRRLSVQKATKEVLYFEIGPDNEPTLRVEPGEEIEVETQVNRGPWLDDHPDREDLSRKLRGGNPSSGCVYVEGARPGQVLVVRVGEIDLDPIGFTQFRGANGAMPGWLGGTGIGHQQKVVEIRENHILWDDRLKLPIAPMLGVVGVAQEHSRWTNAWAGEWGGNFDIQEITTGASVYLPVAVPGALLHVGDMHARQGDGEICGAGGIEAGGRVRITCELEPKPASMTWPRITNETHIMTTAMARPAEDAFRAALAEMILWLEDSYGFTRGEAYLFLGQVLEARCTQFVNPTFTYVAKVNREFLP is encoded by the coding sequence ATGATGTCGGGTGCTTTGGGTCGTAGCTTCCACGCGAAATCACGTTTTCACGGTACAAATGCCCGGAGATTGGCTGCGCAACAATTCATCACCCCGAAGGCATCAAGGAGATTGAGCGTGCAGAAAGCTACCAAAGAAGTCTTGTACTTTGAGATCGGCCCGGACAATGAACCGACTCTCCGGGTTGAACCCGGTGAGGAAATCGAAGTCGAGACGCAGGTCAACCGCGGCCCCTGGCTCGATGACCATCCTGATCGCGAAGATCTGAGCCGCAAACTTCGCGGCGGCAATCCCTCCAGCGGATGTGTGTACGTCGAGGGTGCCCGACCCGGTCAGGTCCTCGTAGTGCGCGTGGGCGAGATTGACCTCGATCCAATTGGCTTCACCCAATTCAGGGGGGCCAACGGTGCAATGCCTGGCTGGCTTGGCGGCACCGGGATCGGTCACCAGCAAAAGGTCGTCGAAATAAGGGAAAACCACATCCTCTGGGACGATCGGTTGAAACTGCCAATTGCACCCATGCTCGGAGTTGTGGGCGTGGCGCAAGAACACTCGCGCTGGACTAATGCCTGGGCCGGCGAGTGGGGCGGCAATTTCGACATCCAGGAGATCACGACCGGAGCTTCGGTCTATCTGCCCGTTGCGGTCCCCGGCGCCCTACTCCACGTCGGCGATATGCACGCCCGCCAGGGGGACGGTGAAATCTGCGGCGCCGGCGGAATCGAAGCCGGCGGCCGCGTCCGGATCACCTGCGAGCTGGAACCCAAACCCGCGTCGATGACCTGGCCCCGGATCACCAACGAAACCCACATCATGACGACCGCGATGGCCAGGCCGGCCGAAGACGCGTTTCGCGCGGCCTTGGCGGAGATGATTCTTTGGCTCGAAGACAGCTACGGCTTCACCAGGGGCGAAGCCTACCTTTTCCTGGGCCAAGTGCTCGAAGCCCGGTGCACCCAATTCGTAAACCCGACCTTCACCTACGTGGCCAAGGTGAACAGGGAATTCCTCCCGTAA